The following proteins come from a genomic window of Elusimicrobiota bacterium:
- a CDS encoding TolC family protein → MRWLPLLLLTARPLAAADPVTLADAAREALVRNPEVVAARESAAAAEARLRAARGDFAPTVSAGASTVKAGDPGPFRDAGPWSNSAGLTLRQNLFDGLKTLAGSEAAGARRDAARARLDAATAQILEDARSGHTDLLYAQENERLARTIAERRRDNRDLVGLRFDGGREHKGSYLRIQAAHTQALFDVDRAAREVLLARAGLARAMGRDLESPLSATGTYVLTPSPAAPDLATLALETPAARIADADARAARAAAVSARGGLFPSLDASLSQDWSGEDGRFSEASWRGGVSLSWTLFTGGGLRADARAARSEERAAEASLIDARQSAHLALRSAWVEHQNAHQTLGVRAEFLKAAQVRAEIARSQYTSGLLAFEDWDLIENDLIENEKQALLARRTAARAAAAWDRALGKGVLP, encoded by the coding sequence ATGCGTTGGTTGCCCCTGCTCCTCTTGACCGCGCGGCCTTTGGCCGCCGCCGACCCGGTGACGTTGGCCGACGCCGCGCGGGAGGCCCTGGTCCGCAACCCGGAGGTCGTCGCCGCCCGCGAAAGCGCGGCCGCCGCCGAGGCGCGCCTTCGGGCCGCCCGGGGGGATTTTGCCCCGACGGTGTCGGCGGGCGCGTCGACCGTTAAAGCGGGCGACCCGGGCCCCTTCCGGGACGCGGGGCCTTGGTCCAACAGCGCCGGTCTCACCCTGAGGCAAAACCTTTTCGACGGTTTGAAAACCCTGGCCGGGTCGGAGGCCGCCGGGGCCCGACGGGACGCCGCCCGCGCCCGGCTGGACGCCGCGACGGCGCAAATCCTTGAAGACGCGCGGTCGGGGCACACCGACCTTTTGTACGCCCAGGAAAACGAACGCCTGGCGCGGACCATTGCCGAACGGCGACGGGACAACCGCGATCTGGTGGGCCTGCGGTTCGACGGCGGGCGTGAGCACAAAGGGTCTTATTTGCGCATTCAGGCCGCTCACACCCAGGCGCTTTTCGACGTCGACCGCGCGGCCCGGGAGGTCCTGCTGGCCCGCGCCGGCCTGGCCCGGGCGATGGGCCGGGATTTGGAATCCCCGCTGTCGGCGACGGGGACCTATGTTTTGACGCCGTCGCCCGCCGCGCCGGACCTGGCGACGCTCGCCCTCGAAACCCCGGCCGCCCGAATCGCCGACGCCGACGCGCGCGCCGCCCGGGCCGCCGCGGTGAGCGCGCGGGGGGGCCTGTTCCCCAGCCTGGACGCGAGCCTGTCCCAGGATTGGTCCGGCGAAGACGGCCGTTTTTCCGAGGCCTCCTGGCGCGGGGGGGTTTCCCTTTCCTGGACGCTTTTCACCGGCGGGGGCCTCCGCGCCGACGCGCGCGCCGCCCGGTCCGAGGAGCGCGCGGCCGAGGCGTCCTTGATCGACGCGCGCCAATCCGCTCACCTCGCCCTGCGCTCCGCCTGGGTCGAGCATCAAAACGCCCACCAAACCCTCGGCGTGCGGGCCGAATTCTTGAAGGCCGCCCAGGTCCGCGCTGAAATCGCCCGCAGCCAATACACCAGCGGTCTGTTGGCTTTTGAGGATTGGGACCTCATCGAGAACGATTTGATTGAAAACGAAAAGCAGGCCCTGTTGGCCCGCCGCACGGCGGCGCGCGCCGCGGCCGCCTGGGACCGGGCCTTGGGAAAGGGAGTGTTGCCATGA